The following are from one region of the Rhea pennata isolate bPtePen1 chromosome 28, bPtePen1.pri, whole genome shotgun sequence genome:
- the SPRN gene encoding shadow of prion protein — translation MRPHDAWCWAALLLLALLCDGAGGRRGRAGARPGAFGPVSRGGGRSGGRGSKVAGAIAAGAAAGYGMGLLGRPRPARPGPGAAAARQPAGGFQAPSWRDASAKRGPPSRAGERAGAGGTALLLLPPALCLAGLRR, via the coding sequence ATGAGACCCCACGACGCCTGGTGCTGGgctgcgctgctgctgctcgccCTCCTCTGCGACGGCGCCGGCGGACGGCGCGGCCgagccggcgcccggcccggcgcttTCGGGCCCGTTTCCCGTGGCGGGGGCCGctccggcggccgcggctccaAGGTGGCCGGAGCCatcgccgccggcgccgccgccggctaCGGCATGGGGCTGCtgggccgcccgcgccccgcgcgcccgggccccggcgctgcggccgcccggCAGCCCGCCGGCGGGTTCCAGGCGCCGAGCTGGCGCGACGCCTCGGCCAAGCGGGGACCCCCGAGCCGAGCCGGCGagcgcgccggcgccggcggcaccgcgctgctgctgctgccgccggcgctGTGCCTCGCGGGCCTCCGGCGCTGA
- the RASSF2 gene encoding ras association domain-containing protein 2 isoform X2, whose protein sequence is MDYGSREFLVPCGKDKYISKNELLLHLKTYNLYYEGQNLQLRHREMQDDNQRLRPPPSSSSWHSGCNLGARGSVLKPGALPDIRVTDAEAAATGTGAGEGRAEEQPQLMRTRSDVGVRRRGSGRAPGERRRLQRHRFSINGHFYNHKTSVFTPAYGSVTNVRINSTMTAPQVLKLLLNKFKIENSAEEFALYVVHTSGEKQKLRATDYPLIARVLQGPCEQVSKVFLMEKDQVEEVTYDVAQYIKFEMPVLKSFIQKLQEEEDREVKKLMRRYSVLRLMIEQRLEEISEGPATM, encoded by the exons ATGGATTACGGCAGCCGGGAATTCCTGGTCCCCTGCGGAAAGGACAAGTACATCTCCAA GAAtgagctgctcctgcacctCAAGACCTACAACCTCTACTACGAAGGGCAGAACTTGCAGCTGCGGCACCGGGAG ATGCAGGACGACAACCAGCGCctgcgcccgccgccctcctcttcctcctggcACTCGGGCTGCAACCTGGGCGCCCGCGG CTCGGTGCTAAAGCCCGGTGCGCTGCCGGATATCCGGGTCACGGACGCGGAGGCTGCAGCGACCGGCACGG GCGCCGGCGAGGGCAGAGCGGAGGAGCAGCCGCAGCTGATGCGCACGCGGAGCGACGTGGGCgtgcggcggcggggcagcgggcgggcgcccggcgagcggcggcgccTCCAGCGTCACCGCTTCTCCATCAACGGGCACTTCTACAACCACAAG ACGTCCGTGTTCACGCCGGCGTACGGCTCCGTCACCAACGTGCGGATCAACAGCACCATGACGGCGCCGCAGGTGCTCAAGCTGCTGCTCAACAAGTTCAAG ATCGAAAACTCGGCGGAGGAGTTCGCGCTCTACGTCGTCCACACCAGCGGCG agaagcagaagctgCGGGCCACGGATTACCCGCTCATCGCCCGCGTCCTGCAGGGCCCCTGCGAGCAGGTCTCCAAGGTCTTCCTCATGGAGAAGGACCAGGTGGAAGAAGTCACCTATGAC GTGGCTCAGTACATCAAATTCGAAATGCCCGTCCTCAAAAGCTTCATCCagaagctgcaggaggaggaagaccgCGAAGTGAAGAAGCTCATGCGCAG ATACTCCGTCCTCCGCCTGATGATCGAGCAGAGGCTGGAAGAGATTTCCGAAGGGCCGGCAACGATGTGa
- the RASSF2 gene encoding ras association domain-containing protein 2 isoform X1 — MDYGSREFLVPCGKDKYISKNELLLHLKTYNLYYEGQNLQLRHREEDGEFIVEGLLNISWGLRRPIRLQMQDDNQRLRPPPSSSSWHSGCNLGARGSVLKPGALPDIRVTDAEAAATGTGAGEGRAEEQPQLMRTRSDVGVRRRGSGRAPGERRRLQRHRFSINGHFYNHKTSVFTPAYGSVTNVRINSTMTAPQVLKLLLNKFKIENSAEEFALYVVHTSGEKQKLRATDYPLIARVLQGPCEQVSKVFLMEKDQVEEVTYDVAQYIKFEMPVLKSFIQKLQEEEDREVKKLMRRYSVLRLMIEQRLEEISEGPATM, encoded by the exons ATGGATTACGGCAGCCGGGAATTCCTGGTCCCCTGCGGAAAGGACAAGTACATCTCCAA GAAtgagctgctcctgcacctCAAGACCTACAACCTCTACTACGAAGGGCAGAACTTGCAGCTGCGGCACCGGGAG GAGGACGGCGAGTTCATCGTCGAGGGGCTGCTGAACATCTCGTGGGGCCTGCGGCGGCCCATCCGCCTGCAGATGCAGGACGACAACCAGCGCctgcgcccgccgccctcctcttcctcctggcACTCGGGCTGCAACCTGGGCGCCCGCGG CTCGGTGCTAAAGCCCGGTGCGCTGCCGGATATCCGGGTCACGGACGCGGAGGCTGCAGCGACCGGCACGG GCGCCGGCGAGGGCAGAGCGGAGGAGCAGCCGCAGCTGATGCGCACGCGGAGCGACGTGGGCgtgcggcggcggggcagcgggcgggcgcccggcgagcggcggcgccTCCAGCGTCACCGCTTCTCCATCAACGGGCACTTCTACAACCACAAG ACGTCCGTGTTCACGCCGGCGTACGGCTCCGTCACCAACGTGCGGATCAACAGCACCATGACGGCGCCGCAGGTGCTCAAGCTGCTGCTCAACAAGTTCAAG ATCGAAAACTCGGCGGAGGAGTTCGCGCTCTACGTCGTCCACACCAGCGGCG agaagcagaagctgCGGGCCACGGATTACCCGCTCATCGCCCGCGTCCTGCAGGGCCCCTGCGAGCAGGTCTCCAAGGTCTTCCTCATGGAGAAGGACCAGGTGGAAGAAGTCACCTATGAC GTGGCTCAGTACATCAAATTCGAAATGCCCGTCCTCAAAAGCTTCATCCagaagctgcaggaggaggaagaccgCGAAGTGAAGAAGCTCATGCGCAG ATACTCCGTCCTCCGCCTGATGATCGAGCAGAGGCTGGAAGAGATTTCCGAAGGGCCGGCAACGATGTGa